One stretch of Bombina bombina isolate aBomBom1 chromosome 7, aBomBom1.pri, whole genome shotgun sequence DNA includes these proteins:
- the SOX10 gene encoding transcription factor SOX-10, translated as MSDDQSLSEVEMSPVGSEDPSLTPDPLPPHAHSGPDDDDDDDGKVKKEQDIEDDRFPVCIREAVSQVLSGYDWTLVPMPVRVNGSNKSKPHVKRPMNAFMVWAQAARRKLADQYPHLHNAELSKTLGKLWRLLNENDKRPFIEEAERLRMQHKKDHPDYKYQPRRRKNGKPTSGDGDGSSETEGGATSIQAHYKNSHLDHRHGSPMSDGNSEHSTGHSHGPPTPPTTPKTELQAGKSEVKRDGSRSMGEGGKPHIDFGNVDIGEISHDVMSNMETFDVNEFDQYLPPNGHAGHPSHIGSYTSSYGLSGALTSGPSAWALAKQHSATVADSKAQVKTESSGTSHYTEQPSTSQLTYTSLGLPHYGSAFPSISRPQFDYSDHQASSSYYSHSSQASSLYSAFSYMGPPQRPLYTAIAEPPSVAQSHSPTHWEQPVYTTLSRP; from the exons ATGAGTGACGACCAGAGCCTGTCAGAGGTAGAGATGAGCCCTGTTGGGTCTGAAGACCCTTCCTTGACTCCTGACCCTCTCCCACCCCATGCTCACTCTGGACCAGATGATGACGATGACGATGATGGTAAAGTAAAGAAGGAACAGGATATAGAGGATGATCGTTTTCCTGTTTGCATTCGTGAAGCAGTCTCCCAGGTCCTGAGTGGATATGACTGGACGTTAGTGCCTATGCCTGTCAGGGTTAATGGCAGTAATAAGTCCAAGCCCCATGTCAAGAGACCCATGAATGCCTTCATGGTGTGGGCACAAGCTGCACGTCGGAAACTGGCAGATCAGTACCCCCATCTGCACAATGCAGAACTTAGCAAGACCCTGGGAAAGCTGTGGAG GCTACTGAATGAAAATGATAAGAGGCCCTTCATAGAGGAGGCAGAGAGGCTTCGGATGCAGCACAAGAAGGACCACCCAGATTATAAGTACCAGCCTCGTAGAAGAAAGAATGGCAAGCCCACTTCTGGTGATGGAGATGGTTCCTCTGAAACAGAGGGGGGAGCTACCTCTATACAGGCTCACTACAAGAACTCACACCTAGACCACAGGCATGGTTCTCCAATGTCTGATGGAAACTCTGAACACTCCACAG GACACAGCCATGGACCCCCCACTCCTCCAACTACACCTAAGACAGAGCTCCAGGCAGGAAAATCAGAAGTCAAGAGAGATGGATCACGTTCAATGGGAGAAGGAGGCAAACCTCATATTGATTTTGGCAATGTGGATATTGGGGAGATCAGCCATGATGTTATGTCTAATATGGAAACCTTTGATGTCAATGAATTTGACCAGTATCTCCCACCCAACGGCCATGCTGGCCACCCCAGCCATATTGGGAGCTACACCTCTAGCTATGGCCTTAGTGGGGCTCTGACCAGTGGCCCCTCTGCTTGGGCTCTAGCTAAGCAACACTCTGCAACTGTGGCAGACTCCAAAGCTCAGGTGAAGACAGAAAGTTCAGGTACAAGTCATTATACAGAGCAACCGTCAACATCTCAGCTGACCTACACTTCACTGGGATTGCCACATTATGGTTCGGCCTTTCCATCTATCTCCAGGCCTCAGTTTGACTACTCTGACCATCAGGCTTCAAGTTCTTATTACAGCCATTCCAGTCAGGCATCAAGTCTTTACTCAGCCTTTTCCTACATGGGTCCTCCACAACGTCCTTTATACACTGCAATCGCTGAACCTCCCAGTGTGGCTCAATCACATAGTCCTACGCATTGGGAACAGCCAGTCTATACTACTCTGTCAAGACCCTGA